In Chanodichthys erythropterus isolate Z2021 chromosome 9, ASM2448905v1, whole genome shotgun sequence, a genomic segment contains:
- the si:ch73-70k4.1 gene encoding keratin, type I cytoskeletal 9, with the protein MQCVYNRMTTMSKLKRKKLSVEESRSEQHSRIKKSNESLCTVQDSSCSKTSTGRERWWESSELSDVERLWALTLRALCPALQSDQEEPIPQLPPPSSTKTPVQKVSDWRWCNADEDANPTPDLPAPSFLTHPQPVNDSKNPSQPPAEENMGESDPPPLADQENYISSPDQESVSVCDIQTAQQHHLEVCGVEGRKLTDKQGDKFGEAGKVSEMQELTKGSGDGLDADSRAGGSGTGLDAESRAGGSGAGLDAESRTGGSGAGLNAGSRAGGSGTGLNAGSRAGGSGTGLNAGSRAGGSGTGLNEGSRAGGSGTGLNEGSRAGGSGTGLNAGSRAGSGTGKGIKTGAGGSGSGLGTIPGTEGSVSGMGIKQKAGVSGSGQRANPGAGGSGTGQRANSGVRGSGSGLGLGTKSGAGQGAKSGLEGSGSGLERNSEAVGSGLGQGTKSGPEGSGAVSGSGLECCPMCLMPFPEGFTQMECDGHLAQCLSEMHDDIIW; encoded by the exons ATGCAGTGTGTTTACAACCGAATGACTACTATGTCTAAACTGAAGAGGAAGAAATTATCAGTTGAAGAGAGTAGATCCGAGCAGCACTCGAGGATCAAGAAGTCAAACGAAAGTTTGTGCACAGTACAGGACAGTAGCTGCAGCAAAACATCTACAGGGAG GGAGAGGTGGTGGGAGAGTTCTGAATTAAGTGATGTGGAGAGACTCTGGGCTCTTACCTTGAGAGCTCTATGCCCAGCCCTGCAGTCAGATCAGGAGGAACCTATTCCACAGCTCCCCCCACCTTCATCCACG AAAACTCCTGTACAAAAAGTAAGTGATTGGAGGTGGTGCAATGCAGATGAAGATGCTAATCCCACTCCAGATCTGCCCGCTCCATCTTTCCTCACTCACCCACAACCAGTGAATGACAGCAAGAACCCTTCACAGCCTCCAGCAGAAGAGAACATGGGGGAATCTGACCCACCTCCACTCGCAGATCAAGAGAATTATATATCCTCACCTGATCAGGAGAGTGTGTCAGTATGTGACATACAAACTGCTCAGCAGCACCACCTAGAAGTCTGTGGCGTTGAGGGTCGTAAATTGACAGACAAACAGGGTGATAAATTTGGCGAAGCGGGGAAAGTCTCAGAAATGCAAGAGCTTACAAAAGGATCTGGAGATGGATTGGATGCGGACTCAAGAGCAGGAGGATCTGGAACAGGATTGGATGCGGAATCAAGAGCAGGAGGATCTGGAGCAGGACTGGATGCGGAATCaagaacaggaggatctggcGCAGGATTGAATGCAGGATCAAGAGCAGGAGGATCTGGAACAGGATTGAATGCAGGATCAAGAGCAGGAGGATCTGGAACAGGATTGAATGCAGGATCAAGAGCAGGAGGATCTGGAACAGGATTGAATGAAGGATCAAGAGCAGGAGGATCTGGAACAGGATTGAATGAAGGATCAAGAGCAGGAGGATCTGGAACAGGATTGAATGCAGGATCAAGAGCAGGATCTGGAACAGGGAAGGGTATAAAAACAGGTGCTGGAGGATCTGGATCAGGGCTAGGAACAATACCTGGAACTGAAGGATCAGTATCAGGCATGGGAATAAAACAAAAAGCAGGAGTATCTGGATCAGGGCAGAGAGCAAATCCTGGAGCAGGAGGGTCTGGAACAGGACAGCGGGCAAATTCAGGAGTAAGAGGATCTGGATCTGGATTAGGACTGGGAACAAAATCTGGAGCAGGACAGGGAGCAAAATCAGGACTTGAAGGATCTGGGTCAGGGCTGGAAAGAAATTCAGAAGCAGTTGGATCTGGATTGGGGCAAGGAACAAAATCAGGTCCAGAAGGATCTGGAGCAGTGTCTGGATCAGGACTGGAGTGCTGCCCAATGTGTCTAATGCCATTTCCTGAAGG attcACCCAAATGGAATGTGATGGTCATCTTGCGCAATGTTTATCAGAGATGCATGACGATATTATTTGGTGA